A part of Vespa crabro chromosome 20, iyVesCrab1.2, whole genome shotgun sequence genomic DNA contains:
- the LOC124431211 gene encoding general transcription factor 3C polypeptide 3: MEQFTEDNNKTNLDVEINSEAKSEKDKEDIMILDHDTNVMPIIIEELDESAINSMDVDMTEFVEAKALEVQDVSETIIPSYTYSEQSSPVNDIIMEIDDQNVLLTVEEEDRLTKQFLNGELTFSEYSSKMDENPELEISDTDVSKKDSESEQAVSQQIINKKEQKLSTFSQAGPKRKRRTLPPVLQGLMGEANLRFARGETTLAAQMCMEIIRQVPSAPEPFQTLAMIYENDQPEKSLQFALIAAHLSPKDADQWARLANLSLESGNIKQAITCYSKAIQASPKEIHLYESLIQLQEQNGDKRAHLKAYTKLLHHLDSENGEEILKYAKILAKRHMQENNNEQALDAMEYIFVKCPELITLEEVNIMTELLITLKHFNRCLDTLTKYTSIWVQFKEIDISDKKVSEPPNISIIETCDIPDDVVVDLKAKFLITLIELNEISMADKLLPKLLKEDPEISGDLFLDVAEAFMGKKEFQRALDLLDPLVNSNNFSLAAVWLRHAECWVGCKDLKKAIKSYEVVKQLSPQHLGARLALAKLYKFKGQYIKAAEVLKQDPESDALDPNVIYMRTLLLFKTQKYDEYFQSGMLLLSRHCINIRSKAELGALTRATGVRQRLESLQLHRLSCGEKLEEENVPTFVNSDEPSEKNEFLLYIQMCKLACELKRYGLLQRISFSALTSKRFEKRNSHIMFLCLLACIHNNDSYYGYNIVREIVKVCQRSNSWNLLNIVIQKAEDSRHNRFIMRLLGREDAFSHLHIMHANNCLVCGTYTYALNDYISLFRVTPNALLALLISVTLLQMSCQKHSSKKNQLIIQAIAFFKKYAQLRGVEGQHETYYNIARAFHQIGMLPTAIHYYKLVLHSDPGDLVKQNEELLDLKKEAAFNLHLIYLQSENLNLARMYLEEYITI, from the exons ATGGAGCAATTTAcagaggataataataaaacaaatctgGATGTTGAAATAAATTCTGAGGCTAAAtcggaaaaagataaagaagatataatGATTCTCGATCATGATACCAATGTTATGCCAATAATCATAGAAGAATTAGATGAAAGTGCTATTAATTCCATGGACGTAGATATGACTGAGTTTGTAGAAGCTAAAGCTTTAGAAGTACAAGATGTATCTGAAACAATAATTCCATCCTATACATATTCTGAGCAAAGTAGTCCTGTTAATGacattataatggaaatagatGATCAAAATGTACTACTAActgttgaagaagaagatagattaactaaacaatttttaaatggtGAATTAACATTCAGTGAATATTCCTCTAAAATGGATGAAAATCCAGAACTAGAAATCTCAGATACGGATGTTTCTAA AAAAGATTCAGAAAGTGAACAAGCAGTTTCAcaacaaattataaataaaaaagaacaaaagttaTCAACATTTTCACAAGCAGGACCAAAAAGGAAACGGAGAACCCTTCCTCCTGTTTTGCAAGGTCTTATGGGTGAAGCAAATTTACGTTTTGCAAGAGGAGAAACAACATTAGCAGCACAAATGTGTATGGAAATAATTAG GCAGGTACCAAGTGCTCCAGAACCATTTCAAACCTTAGCAATGATATATGAAAATGATCAGCCTGAGAAATCATTACAATTTGCATTAATAGCAGCACATCTCAGTCCAAAGGACGCCGATCAATGGGCTAGATTGGCTAATTTATCATTAGAGAGTGGCAATATAAAACAAGCAATAACATGCTATTCGAAAGCTATTCAAGCTAGCccaaaagaaatacatttgtATGAATCATTAATACAACTTCAAGAGCAAAATGGAGATAAAAGAGCTCATTTGAAAGCATATACAAAATTGTTACATCATCTGGATTCAGAAAATGgtgaagaaatattaaaatatgcaaAAATACTAGCAAAACGACACAtgcaagaaaataataatgaacaagCATTAGATGCTatggaatatatttttgttaagtGTCCTGAATTGATAACATTAGAAGAAGTCAATATTATGACAGAATTGTTAATTactttaaaacattttaatagATGTTTAGATACTCTAACTAAGTACACTAGTATCTGGGTTCAATTTAAGGAGATAGATATTTCTGATAAAAAAGTTTCAGAACCTcctaatatatctataatagaaACCTGTGATATACCAGACGATGTAGTTGTAGATTTAAAAGCAAAATTTCTTATAACTCTTATTGAACTGAATGAAATTAGTATGGCAGATAAACTTTTACCTAAATTGTTGAAAGAAGATCCAGAGATATCTggagatttatttttagatgTGGCAGAGGCTTTtatgggaaaaaaagaattccagCGAGCTCTGGACTTATTAGATCCATTAGTTAATAGCAACAATTTTAGTTTAGCAGCTGTTTGGTTAAGACACGCAGAATGTTGGGTTGGCTGTAAAGATCTAAAAAAAGCTATTAAATCTTATGAAGTTGTTAAACAATTATCTCCTCAGCATTTAGGTGCTAGACTAGCATTAGCAAAACTTTATAAGTTTAAAGGCCAATACATTAAGGCAGCAGAAGTTCTTAAACAAGATCCAGAATCAGATGCACTAGATCctaatgtaatttatatgaGGACACTTTTGCTCTTCAAAACTCAAAAATATGATGAGTATTTTCAATCTGGAATGTTATTACTTTCAAGacattgtattaatattaggTCAAAAGCTGAGCTTGGTGCATTAACAAGAGCAACTGGAGTACGTCAACGTCTTGAAAGTTTACAATTGCATCGACTATCATGTGGTGAAAAacttgaagaagaaaatgtaccAACATTTGTTAACAGTGATGAACCAAGTGAAAAGAATgaattccttttatatattcaaatgtGCAAGTTAGCTTGTGAATTGAAAAGATATGGATTACTACAAAGAATATCTTTTAGTGCATTGACATCTAAAAGATTTGAGAAGAGGAATTCTCATATCATGTTCTTATGTTTATTGGCTTGTATTCACAataatgattcttattatgGTTACAATATTGTGCGGGAAATAGTAAAAGTTTGTCAACGTTCAAATTCATGGAATTTACTTAATATAGTTATTCAAAAAGCTGAAGATTCTAGACACAATAGATTTATAATGCGTTTACTTGGACGAGAAGATGCATTTTCTCATTTGCATATAATGCATGCAAATAATTGCCTTGTCTGTGGGACATATACTTATGCTCTGAATGATTACATATCCCTCTTTAGAGTTACGCCAAATGCATTATTGGCCTTATTGATTTCTGTTACTTTATTACAAATGTCATGTCAAAAGCATTCATCAAAAAagaatcaattaataattcaag CAATTgcattctttaaaaaatatgcaCAATTACGAGGAGTGGAAGGTCAACACgaaacatattataatatagcaCGTGCATTTCATCAAATTGGAATGTTGCCAACAGCTATACACTATTATAAACTAGTTCTTCATTCAGATCCAGGAGATTTAGTTAAACAAAATGAAGAACTTTTAGActtgaaaaaagaagcagCTTTTAATCTTcatcttatatatttacaatctgAAAATCTTAATCTTGCCAGAATGTATCTTGAAgaatatattactatttaa
- the LOC124431108 gene encoding DNA ligase 4 isoform X1, whose product MSVSLASRITFKRLCDVLEKVIKARAPEKIKILQEFILQCKKEGGKLKKDDSNANISMFPVLRLLLPQCDRKRSSYNLKQKLLTNIYIRVLCLGKSSEDAKKLINYRIPNSSKSEGSDISEIIYSVVRKYLLHGKESYTIDRINIFLDNISKASQTNNSKDELFKELFRQISALELKWLTRIILKDLKLGIGTKKILQVYHPKAGQCFDTNFNLQKLCDNFDQGKKEINYNIEVFSFFKSMNLERSTIKDASQLFHNNHEYFVQMKFDGERSQIHMKDGIFQYFTRQGIDITNNWGYGKSNSDGFLTSTFSRRLNRQCKSIILDGELMGWNKKKKEFGSKGMSYDVKKLTANSSYQPCFVAYDIILYNDKLLINLPYKERLNILNDAFQDEEGSLIKCQNTIISNSKDLLDIFNKSLENNEEGIVLKKSDFIYKPNVRNGTGCYKLKAEYSEDLVQDIDLIILGGYYGEGKFNGLINSFMMGVAKMPEIEGKEPTQFFSVVSVCSGIAMEELTKLHSKLEKYWIKDCPNCVIKPKKHLPDLWIRPEHSLILTLRATEIVKTDVFPIGYTLRFPRVIQIRGDKPWYSVCTNTEFLSLIKTEGTIHKLTKRNATLNDIETIVVEKKKKITKSSSSKFEEVFYNNIQSKKNLVPITRLLYGKEICVINGNDEITKENIEDKLLLHNAKIVQNPSEDTYCVIVGNVKKAKARNIIQSGKYDVVTIDWYKRIIKKENWFALESFLPWDLLCIRDFTKRSLIEKYDDYYDSYTIDANEESLERSLKRIEHMIKNEEVVFTKEEGMDKELFENGISPFSIFKQIIGYFKKCSDSTKFKFRFMGGIIKEDIDEHINYIFIEDNSLLSMKSSEVDETIRKSMKKIINSKWIKDCFRDQKFYSIDEYIVE is encoded by the exons ATGAGTGTATCATTAGCTTCAAGAATTACATTTAAAAGATTGTGCGATGTCTtagaaaaagttattaaagCACGTGCCcctgaaaaaattaaaattctacAGGAATTTATTTTGCAATGTAAAAAGGAAGGtggcaaattaaaaaaagacgaTTCAAATGCA aatatttcaatgtttccTGTGTTAAGATTGCTTTTACCACAATGCGATCGTAAACGTTCATCATATAATTTGAAGCAGAAATTActaacaaatatttacattcGTGTACTTTGTCTTGGAAAATCTAGTGAAGATGCCAAAAAACTGATaaattatag aattcCTAATTCAAGTAAATCTGAAGGAAGTGACATTTCTGAAATAATTTACTCAGTTgtgagaaaatatttgttacatGGGAAGGAATCATATACAATagatagaataaatatatttttagacaATATATCAAAAGCAAGTCAAAcgaataatagtaaagatgaattatttaaagaattatttagaCAAATAAGCGCATTAGAATTAAAATGGTTGACTCGTATTATTTTAAAGGATCTAAAGTTAGGCattggaacaaaaaaaatattgcaag tttaTCATCCAAAAGCAGGTCAATGTTTTGATACAAATTTCAACTTACAAAAACTTTGTGATAATTTTGATCAAggtaaaaaggaaattaattataatattgaagttttctcttttttcaaatctatGAATTTGGAAAGATCTACAATTAAGGATGCTTCACaactttttcataataatcatgagTATTTTGTACAAATGAAATTTGATGGTGAACGTTCCCAAATACATATGAAAGATGGTATATTCCAATACTTCACAAGACAGGGAATTGATATCACAAATAATTGGGGATATGGAAAAAGTAATTCAG ATGGTTTTCTCACTAGTACATTTTCGCGTCGTTTAAATCGACAATGTAAGTCTATAATTTTGGATGGTGAATTAATGggttggaataaaaaaaaaaaagagtttgGTTCAAAAGGTATGAGCTATGATGTTAAAAAGCTTACAGCTAATAGTTCCTATCAACCCTGTTTTGTGgcatatgatattattttatataatgacaAATTGCTCATTAATTTACCctataaagaaagattaaatatattaaatgatgcATTTCAAGATGAAGAAGGTTCATTAATTAAATGCCAAAATACAATCATTTCTAATAG tAAAGATTTAttggatatttttaataaaagtcttgaaaataatgaagaaggaatagttttaaaaaaatctgatttcatttataaacCAAATGTTCGCAATGGAACTGGTTGCTACAAATTAAAAGCTGAG tactCAGAAGATCTAGTACAAGATATAGACTTAATTATTCTTGGAGGTTATTATGGCGAAGGAAAGTTCAATGGTTTGATAAACAGCTTTATGATGGGTGTTGCCAAAATGCCTGAAATTGAAGGCAAAGAACCTACACAATTTTTCTCTGTTGTATCAGTGTGTAGTGGCATTGCAATGGAAGAATTGACGAAACTTCATTCAAAATTGGAGAAGTATTGGATTAAAGACTGTCCAAATTGTGTGATCAAACCCAAG AAACATCTTCCAGATTTATGGATTCGACCTGAgcattcattgattttaacgCTACGAGCAACGGAAATAGTGAAAACTGATGTTTTTCCGATTGGTTATACTTTACGTTTTCCTCGTGTCATACAGATTAGAGGAGATAAGCCTTGGTATAGTGTTTGTACTAACAcagaatttttatcattgataaag ACTGAAGGAACAATTCATAAATTGACTAAAAGAAATGCAACATTGAATGATATTGAAACAATAgttgttgaaaagaaaaagaaaataacaaagtcGAGTTCGTCAAAGTTTGAAGAagtgttttataataatatacaatcaaaaaaaaatctcgtaCCGATCACACGTTTATTGtatggaaaagaaatttgtgtTATTAATGGTAATGATGAAATaactaaagaaaatatagaagatAAGCTCTTATTGCATAATGCGAAAATCGTACAGAATCCAAGTGAAGATACTTATTGTGTGATCGTTGGAAATGTCAAAAag gcgAAAGCGAGAAACATAATACAAAGTGGAAAATATGATGTAGTTACCATAGATTGGTATAAACgtattatcaaaaaagaaaactggtTTGCATTAGAAAGTTTTTTACCATGGGATCTTTTATGCATTCGCGATTTTACCAAACGATCACTTATTGAAAAATACGATGATTACTATGACAGTTATACAATAGATGCTAATGAAGAAAGTTTAGAACGTTCTTTAAAACGGATAGAACATATG ataaaaaatgaagaagttgTATTTACCAAAGAGGAAGGAATGGATAAAGAATTGTTCGAAAATGGTATATCcccattttctatctttaagCAAATTATCGGATATTTTAAGAAATGTTCGGATTCAACGAAATTTAAATTTCGCTTTATGGGtggtataataaaagaagatatagatgaacacattaattatatcttcATTGAAGATAATTCATTGTTATCTATGAAATCTTCGGAAGTTGATGAAACTATAAGGAaatctatgaaaaaaataatcaacagTAAATGGATAAAGGATTGTTTTCGGGATCAAAAGTTTTATTCGATCGACGAATATAttgttgaataa
- the LOC124431108 gene encoding DNA ligase 4 isoform X2 translates to MQLLLPQCDRKRSSYNLKQKLLTNIYIRVLCLGKSSEDAKKLINYRIPNSSKSEGSDISEIIYSVVRKYLLHGKESYTIDRINIFLDNISKASQTNNSKDELFKELFRQISALELKWLTRIILKDLKLGIGTKKILQVYHPKAGQCFDTNFNLQKLCDNFDQGKKEINYNIEVFSFFKSMNLERSTIKDASQLFHNNHEYFVQMKFDGERSQIHMKDGIFQYFTRQGIDITNNWGYGKSNSDGFLTSTFSRRLNRQCKSIILDGELMGWNKKKKEFGSKGMSYDVKKLTANSSYQPCFVAYDIILYNDKLLINLPYKERLNILNDAFQDEEGSLIKCQNTIISNSKDLLDIFNKSLENNEEGIVLKKSDFIYKPNVRNGTGCYKLKAEYSEDLVQDIDLIILGGYYGEGKFNGLINSFMMGVAKMPEIEGKEPTQFFSVVSVCSGIAMEELTKLHSKLEKYWIKDCPNCVIKPKKHLPDLWIRPEHSLILTLRATEIVKTDVFPIGYTLRFPRVIQIRGDKPWYSVCTNTEFLSLIKTEGTIHKLTKRNATLNDIETIVVEKKKKITKSSSSKFEEVFYNNIQSKKNLVPITRLLYGKEICVINGNDEITKENIEDKLLLHNAKIVQNPSEDTYCVIVGNVKKAKARNIIQSGKYDVVTIDWYKRIIKKENWFALESFLPWDLLCIRDFTKRSLIEKYDDYYDSYTIDANEESLERSLKRIEHMIKNEEVVFTKEEGMDKELFENGISPFSIFKQIIGYFKKCSDSTKFKFRFMGGIIKEDIDEHINYIFIEDNSLLSMKSSEVDETIRKSMKKIINSKWIKDCFRDQKFYSIDEYIVE, encoded by the exons ATGCA ATTGCTTTTACCACAATGCGATCGTAAACGTTCATCATATAATTTGAAGCAGAAATTActaacaaatatttacattcGTGTACTTTGTCTTGGAAAATCTAGTGAAGATGCCAAAAAACTGATaaattatag aattcCTAATTCAAGTAAATCTGAAGGAAGTGACATTTCTGAAATAATTTACTCAGTTgtgagaaaatatttgttacatGGGAAGGAATCATATACAATagatagaataaatatatttttagacaATATATCAAAAGCAAGTCAAAcgaataatagtaaagatgaattatttaaagaattatttagaCAAATAAGCGCATTAGAATTAAAATGGTTGACTCGTATTATTTTAAAGGATCTAAAGTTAGGCattggaacaaaaaaaatattgcaag tttaTCATCCAAAAGCAGGTCAATGTTTTGATACAAATTTCAACTTACAAAAACTTTGTGATAATTTTGATCAAggtaaaaaggaaattaattataatattgaagttttctcttttttcaaatctatGAATTTGGAAAGATCTACAATTAAGGATGCTTCACaactttttcataataatcatgagTATTTTGTACAAATGAAATTTGATGGTGAACGTTCCCAAATACATATGAAAGATGGTATATTCCAATACTTCACAAGACAGGGAATTGATATCACAAATAATTGGGGATATGGAAAAAGTAATTCAG ATGGTTTTCTCACTAGTACATTTTCGCGTCGTTTAAATCGACAATGTAAGTCTATAATTTTGGATGGTGAATTAATGggttggaataaaaaaaaaaaagagtttgGTTCAAAAGGTATGAGCTATGATGTTAAAAAGCTTACAGCTAATAGTTCCTATCAACCCTGTTTTGTGgcatatgatattattttatataatgacaAATTGCTCATTAATTTACCctataaagaaagattaaatatattaaatgatgcATTTCAAGATGAAGAAGGTTCATTAATTAAATGCCAAAATACAATCATTTCTAATAG tAAAGATTTAttggatatttttaataaaagtcttgaaaataatgaagaaggaatagttttaaaaaaatctgatttcatttataaacCAAATGTTCGCAATGGAACTGGTTGCTACAAATTAAAAGCTGAG tactCAGAAGATCTAGTACAAGATATAGACTTAATTATTCTTGGAGGTTATTATGGCGAAGGAAAGTTCAATGGTTTGATAAACAGCTTTATGATGGGTGTTGCCAAAATGCCTGAAATTGAAGGCAAAGAACCTACACAATTTTTCTCTGTTGTATCAGTGTGTAGTGGCATTGCAATGGAAGAATTGACGAAACTTCATTCAAAATTGGAGAAGTATTGGATTAAAGACTGTCCAAATTGTGTGATCAAACCCAAG AAACATCTTCCAGATTTATGGATTCGACCTGAgcattcattgattttaacgCTACGAGCAACGGAAATAGTGAAAACTGATGTTTTTCCGATTGGTTATACTTTACGTTTTCCTCGTGTCATACAGATTAGAGGAGATAAGCCTTGGTATAGTGTTTGTACTAACAcagaatttttatcattgataaag ACTGAAGGAACAATTCATAAATTGACTAAAAGAAATGCAACATTGAATGATATTGAAACAATAgttgttgaaaagaaaaagaaaataacaaagtcGAGTTCGTCAAAGTTTGAAGAagtgttttataataatatacaatcaaaaaaaaatctcgtaCCGATCACACGTTTATTGtatggaaaagaaatttgtgtTATTAATGGTAATGATGAAATaactaaagaaaatatagaagatAAGCTCTTATTGCATAATGCGAAAATCGTACAGAATCCAAGTGAAGATACTTATTGTGTGATCGTTGGAAATGTCAAAAag gcgAAAGCGAGAAACATAATACAAAGTGGAAAATATGATGTAGTTACCATAGATTGGTATAAACgtattatcaaaaaagaaaactggtTTGCATTAGAAAGTTTTTTACCATGGGATCTTTTATGCATTCGCGATTTTACCAAACGATCACTTATTGAAAAATACGATGATTACTATGACAGTTATACAATAGATGCTAATGAAGAAAGTTTAGAACGTTCTTTAAAACGGATAGAACATATG ataaaaaatgaagaagttgTATTTACCAAAGAGGAAGGAATGGATAAAGAATTGTTCGAAAATGGTATATCcccattttctatctttaagCAAATTATCGGATATTTTAAGAAATGTTCGGATTCAACGAAATTTAAATTTCGCTTTATGGGtggtataataaaagaagatatagatgaacacattaattatatcttcATTGAAGATAATTCATTGTTATCTATGAAATCTTCGGAAGTTGATGAAACTATAAGGAaatctatgaaaaaaataatcaacagTAAATGGATAAAGGATTGTTTTCGGGATCAAAAGTTTTATTCGATCGACGAATATAttgttgaataa